In Pleuronectes platessa chromosome 4, fPlePla1.1, whole genome shotgun sequence, the following proteins share a genomic window:
- the ccdc180 gene encoding coiled-coil domain-containing protein 180, protein MSIVQLSRSLFSGQSDTRTDCLSAEDSITQCSRGQQVDDDDDVSSLPHTVVVDSPSSDIIKRLTEKRRKKHEVALKQLETELTQLSQVCDAQVMSVSREITSSLQEVKVKPKTPEGPPTPPVCLQQPEDEMKRIIELKHKLTECESQCIQQIRAVLRKYCHLLEKISFLLPPDVHRLIHSIATMVNQSLLVNRRKVARLLLLY, encoded by the exons ATGTCAATC gTTCAACTGTCCAGGTCTCTGTTCTCTGGACAGAGTGACACGAGGAcagactgtctgtctgctgaGGACAGCATCACACAGTGCAGCAG ggggcagcaggtggatgatgatgatgatgtcagcaGTCTTCCTCACACTGTGG TGGTCGACAGTCCGAGCTCTGACATCATCAAACGTCTGACGGAGAAAAGGCGGAAAAAACACGAAGTCGCTCTGAAGCAGCTGGAAACTGAGCTGACACAACTCAGTCAG GTGTGTGATGCTCAGGTGATGTCTGTCAGTCGGGAAATCACGTCAtctctacaggaagtgaaggtcaAACCGAAGACACCTGAAGGCCCCCCCACACCTCCCGTctgcctgcag CAGCCAGAGGACGAGATGAAAAGAATCATTGAGCTGAAACACAAATTGACAGAATGTGAGAGTCAGTGCATCCAGCAG atCAGAGCTGTGCTCAGGAAatactgccacctgctggagaAGATCAGCTTCCTGCTGCCACCTGACGTCCACAGACTGATCCACAGCATAGCCACG aTGGTGAACCAGTCGCTGCTGGTGAACCGTCGCAAGGTCGcccgtctgctgctgctctactgA
- the entr1 gene encoding endosome-associated-trafficking regulator 1 isoform X1 yields MSGHRTRKSLIITDDEEVKAEELNPFSFKEFLRLKDQDQDPDPDQDPDPDQDRDQDRDQTHSESCSSSTFDPDVNKRFFSEPSMSPQEEEDKDWGWGFQCVASSSSPLSEETRFSSEPDIKPKGGGDNEGDHEMSMTEPIISFRRGSDIQLKEENMALRRTIRELQSRSDAKEHRVQELSEELLQRRRQEEKEAEDLESMVHSVEQNLHLMTKRAMKAENYVSKLKAELQQLQVEAESLRSENDGLKAAETQVVMTMRQTALVASEYLNKTASHAHSSIRQLLGEAETLRLVSHLLRSIDKISEC; encoded by the exons ATGTCCGGACACAGGACCAGGAAGAGCCTGATCATCACAGACG ATGAGGAGGTTAAGGCTGAGGAGCTCAACCCCTTCTCCTTCAAAGAGTTTCTACGATTgaaggaccaggaccaggacccggACCCGGACCAGGACCCGGATCCGGACCAGGACCGGGACCAGGACCGGGACcagacacacagtgag tcctgcagctcctcaacctTTGACCCTGATGTCAACAAACGTTTCTTCTCTGAGCCGTCGATGTCACCACAG gaggaagaagacaagGATTGGGGGTGGGGCTTCCAGTGTGTCGCCAGcagctcctcccctctctcgGAGGAGACCAG ATTCAGCTCTGAACCTGACATCAAGccgaaaggaggaggagacaatgAAGGAGACCACGAGATGTCCATGACTGAACCAATCATCTCCTTCAGGAGAGGGAGCGACATACAG TTGAAGGAGGAGAACATGGCGTTGAGGAGAACCATCAGAGAGCTGCAAAGCAGATCAGATGCTAAAGAACACAG GGTGCAGGAGCTATCGGAGGAGCTGCTCCAGAGGAGAcgtcaggaggagaaggaggctgAGGATCTGGAGAGCATGGTCCACTCTGTGGAGCAGAACCTGCACCTGATGACG aagcGAGCGATGAAAGCAGAGAACTACGTCAGTAAACTGAAGGCGGAGCTTCAACAGCTGCAG gtggagGCGGAGTCTCTGCGGTCGGAGAACGATGGACTGAAGGCAGCAGAGACTCAGGTCGTCATGACGATGAGACAAACTGCTCTGGTGGCGTCTGAGTATCTGAACAAGACGGCAAGCCACGCCCACTCCTCcatccg tCAGCTGCTGGGAGAGGCGGAGACTCTTCGTCTCGTGTCTCATCTTCTTCGTTCTATTGATAAAATCTCAGAGTGTTGA
- the card9 gene encoding caspase recruitment domain-containing protein 9 isoform X1, which translates to MDSVSEDDFCWLQLDDHRMLLIKTIEPSRITPYLRQCQVICAEDEEQLFNDPALVIRRRKVGALLDILQRTGVKGYTAFLESLELDYPQLYSRITGKEPNKTFSILIDTAGESGLTQFLMSELSRLQRALQEERRRRQVACSVAKEQEAWSQQQQLRDHELRKLTERVQKVREERERLSDEVKQLRDHNYSLMADINTLNQERSNALLANRDLQIEVERLKNSVVQAEGQTRLLRRRTLRPLQEVCFQSRSLVLSSETFLHPNRGEEKREESKEEKKTTDKKEEKEGVAPPQMNLVTTVLRLRRDLHRAEDQNSRSLEEKEDLELCCTQLKGDTRMYRQRNKQTLRQLEEVIRERDKALSSWAEQQEEVRLLLQEKDQYREQVRQLTEQSDRLEILLLRSQEEGLQRSTCLLQWERIVSSDEEEEPAEKTGEDGSEEIPSGTLEDTKEASALQKNSSPAGGAAESELKPSTTASWEKQTDDCLTFRTRPTFFYRRKRALRSKVICKQYAAGNLDDSTSSSDITGWD; encoded by the exons ATGGACTCCGTGAGCGAGGACGACTTCTGTTGGCTGCAGTTGGATGATCACAGGATGCTGCTCATCAAAACCATCGAACCTTCAAGAATCACCCCGTACCTCCGACAGTGTCAg gtcatctgtgctgaggatgaggagcagcttTTCAATGATCCCGCCCTCGTCATCAGGAGGAGGAAAGTTG GAGCCCTGCTGGACATCCTACAGAGgacaggggtcaaaggttacacAGCCTTCCTGGAGAGTCTGGAGCTGGATTATCCTCAACTGTACAGTCGAATAACTGGGAAGGAGCCGAACAAGACCTTCAGCATCCTCATCG ACACAGCAGGAGAATCTGGTCTGACTCAGTTCTTGATGTCGGAGCTCAGCcgcctgcagagggcgctgcaggaggagaggcgCCGCCGCCAGGTGGCTTGCTCAGTCGCAAAGGAACAG GAGGCGtggtctcagcagcagcagctgagggaCCACGAGCTGAGGAAGCTGACGGAGCGGGTGCAGAAGGTCCGGGAGGAGCGCGAGCGGCTGAGCGACGAGGTGAAGCAGCTCAGAGATCACAACTACAGTCTGATGGCCGACATCAACACGCTGAACCAGGAGAGGAGCAACGCCCTGCTGGCCAACAGAGACCTGCAGATAGAG gtggagCGTCTGAAGAACTCAGTGGTACAAGCTGAAGGTCAGACTCGGCTGCTGAGACGACGAACACTGAGGCCACTGCAGGAG GTGTGTTTTCAGAGCCGGAGTCTGGTTCTGTCCTCGGAGACGTTTCTCCATCCaaacagaggggaggagaagagggaggagagtaaagaggagaagaaaaccacggacaagaaggaggagaaggaaggagtTGCTCCTCCTCAGATGAACCTCGTCACTACGGTGTTGAGACTGAGACGAGAtctccacagagcagaggacCAGAACTCTCGG AGtctggaagagaaggaggaccTGGAGCTGTGCTGCACTCAGCTGAAGGGAGACACCAGGATGTACCGTCAacgaaacaaacaaaccctgaGACAGCTGGAGGAGGTGATCCGAGAGAGGGACAAG GCGCTGTCGTCGTGggcggagcagcaggaggaagtgcGGCTGCTCCTGCAGGAGAAGGATCAGTACAGGGAGCAGGTCAGACAACTCACCGAGCAATCTGATAGGCTGGAGATCCTCCTGCTGAGGTCACAGGAGGAGGGGCTACAACGGAGCACATGCCTTCTGCAG TGGGAGAGGATTGTgagcagtgatgaagaggaggaaccgGCAGAGAAGACAGGAGAAG ATGGAAGTGAGGAGATTCCCAGTGGGACGTTGGAGGACACTAAGGAGGCATCAGCTCTGCAGAAGAacagttctcctgcaggaggcgctgcagAGTCTGAACTGAAGCCCAGCACTACGGCATCATGG gaGAAGCAGACAGACGACTGTCTCACCTTCAGGACTCGTCCCACCTTCTTCTATCGCAG GAAGCGAGCcctaaggtcaaaggtcatctgtAAGCAGTATGCAGCCGGTAACCTTGACGATAGCACCAGCAGCAGTGACATCACCGGGTGGGACTGA
- the chek2 gene encoding serine/threonine-protein kinase Chk2 — translation MSEEVPHEGDQPQSQSTQSTQSTQSPSQAQSTQSPSKAQSTQSSSSASSGPVSASQSSSSSGTLSSMDTIPVPLASVPEEPEQQPWGRLLPMARGFRSQECIEEQYLFGRDSKCNYVLDDPEEPGSKKFKIYSKKHFRIYREDSEVFVEDYSNNGTFVDGNLIGKNKKLPLVNNAVLALAELRNKVFVFIDLMSDDQSTLPKELQERYLFTRRIGTGVCGEVRLAFERSTCKKFAVKIINKNNFKSEGTATRNAKTEIEILQRIDHPCLMRTEDFYQTEDSFYIVLELMEGGELFHRVKTQQQLQEPVAKLYFYQMLLAVQYLHSNGIIHRDLKPENVLLSSQEDVCLIKVTDFNQSRILEETVLMRTLCGTPSYLAPEVFTQASTTGYGLAVDAWSLGVLLFVCLGGYPPFHETFSHSITDQIIRGEFTMVQSKWRQVSDQAKDVVRKLLVVDPSDRMTIEEALSHPWLQDHVMMATAHRLMYPAGDAAAKEAESTSGRKRGREGDEDDEHPGKRPKAPPPVLK, via the exons atgtCTGAGGAGGTTCCACATGAAGGAGACCAGCCTCAGTCCCAGTCCACCCAGTCCACCCAGTCCACCCAGTCCCCGTCCCAGGCCCAGTCAACACAGTCCCCATCCAAGGCCCAGTCCACTCAGTCCAGTTCAAGTGCTTCAAGTGGACCAGTCTCAGCCAGCCAGTCCTCCAGCAGCTCAGGGACTCTGAGCAGCATGGACACCATACCCGTCCCCCTGGCGTCTGTCCCCGAGGAGCCCGAGCAGCAGCCCTGGGGACGCCTGCTGCCCATGGCGCGAGGCTTCAGGAGCCAGG AGTGTATAGAGGAGCAGTACCTGTTTGGACGAGACTCGAAGTGTAACTACGTTCTTGACGACCCTGAAGAACCAGGATCCAAGAAGTTCAAGATCTACAGCAAGAAACACTTCAGGATCTACAGA GAGGACAGTGAGGTCTTTGTGGAGGACTACAGTAATAACGGAACGTTTGTGGACGGTAACCTGATCGGTAAAAACAAGAAGCTTCCTTTGGTCAACAACGCTGTCCTCGCTCTGGCTGAGCTGCGTAACAAAG tCTTTGTCTTCATTGACCTCATGTCTGATGATCAGTCGACTTTACCTAAAGAACTTCAGGAGAGATATCTGTTCACTCGACGCATCGGAAC ggGAGTGTGTGGTGAAGTCAGACTGGCCTTTGAGAGATCAACCTGTAAGAAATTTGCAGTGAAAATAATCAACAAGAACAACTTTAAGTCTGAAGGG ACGGCGACACGAAATGCAAAGACAGAGATCGAGATTCTCCAGAGGATCGACCAC CCGTGTCTCATGAGGACGGAGGACTTCTACCAGACGGAGGACAGCTTCTACATCGTGCTGGAGCT GATGGAGGGCGGCGAGCTGTTCCACCGGGTGAAgacccagcagcagcttcaggaacCTGTCGCCAAACTCTACTTCTACCAGATGCTGCTGGCGGTGCAG tacctCCACAGTAACGGGATCATCCACAGGGACCTGAAACCAGAGAACGTCCTTCTGTCCTCTCAGGAAGACGTCTGTCTTATTAAG GTGACAGACTTTAACCAGTCCAGGATCCTGGAGGAGACGGTGTTGATGAGGACTTTGTGTGGGACGCCCTCGTATCTCGCTCCTGAGGTCTTCACCCAGGCGTCCACCACAGGTTATGGTCTCGCTGTGGACGCCTGGAGCCTCGGAGTCCTGCTCTTCGTCTG tctgggGGGTTATCCTCCGTTCCATGAGACGTTCAGTCACTCGATCACAGATCAGATCATCAGAGGAGAATTTACGATGGTTCAGTCCAAGTGGAGACAAGTCTCTGACCAAG cTAAGGATGTGGTGAGGAAGCTGCTGGTTGTGGATCCCAGTGACCGGATGACGATAGAAGAAGCTCTGTCTCATCCCTGGTTACAG GATCATGTGATGATGGCGACCGCTCACAGACTGATGTACCCTGCTGGAGACGCCGCGgccaag GAGGCGGAGTCAACTTCAGGGAGGAAACGAGGACGAGAAGGAGACGAAGACGACGAACACCCGGGAAAACGGCCCAAAGCCCCGCCCCCTGTCCTGAAGTAG
- the card9 gene encoding caspase recruitment domain-containing protein 9 isoform X2, with translation MDSVSEDDFCWLQLDDHRMLLIKTIEPSRITPYLRQCQVICAEDEEQLFNDPALVIRRRKVGALLDILQRTGVKGYTAFLESLELDYPQLYSRITGKEPNKTFSILIDTAGESGLTQFLMSELSRLQRALQEERRRRQVACSVAKEQEAWSQQQQLRDHELRKLTERVQKVREERERLSDEVKQLRDHNYSLMADINTLNQERSNALLANRDLQIEVERLKNSVVQAEGQTRLLRRRTLRPLQESRSLVLSSETFLHPNRGEEKREESKEEKKTTDKKEEKEGVAPPQMNLVTTVLRLRRDLHRAEDQNSRSLEEKEDLELCCTQLKGDTRMYRQRNKQTLRQLEEVIRERDKALSSWAEQQEEVRLLLQEKDQYREQVRQLTEQSDRLEILLLRSQEEGLQRSTCLLQWERIVSSDEEEEPAEKTGEDGSEEIPSGTLEDTKEASALQKNSSPAGGAAESELKPSTTASWEKQTDDCLTFRTRPTFFYRRKRALRSKVICKQYAAGNLDDSTSSSDITGWD, from the exons ATGGACTCCGTGAGCGAGGACGACTTCTGTTGGCTGCAGTTGGATGATCACAGGATGCTGCTCATCAAAACCATCGAACCTTCAAGAATCACCCCGTACCTCCGACAGTGTCAg gtcatctgtgctgaggatgaggagcagcttTTCAATGATCCCGCCCTCGTCATCAGGAGGAGGAAAGTTG GAGCCCTGCTGGACATCCTACAGAGgacaggggtcaaaggttacacAGCCTTCCTGGAGAGTCTGGAGCTGGATTATCCTCAACTGTACAGTCGAATAACTGGGAAGGAGCCGAACAAGACCTTCAGCATCCTCATCG ACACAGCAGGAGAATCTGGTCTGACTCAGTTCTTGATGTCGGAGCTCAGCcgcctgcagagggcgctgcaggaggagaggcgCCGCCGCCAGGTGGCTTGCTCAGTCGCAAAGGAACAG GAGGCGtggtctcagcagcagcagctgagggaCCACGAGCTGAGGAAGCTGACGGAGCGGGTGCAGAAGGTCCGGGAGGAGCGCGAGCGGCTGAGCGACGAGGTGAAGCAGCTCAGAGATCACAACTACAGTCTGATGGCCGACATCAACACGCTGAACCAGGAGAGGAGCAACGCCCTGCTGGCCAACAGAGACCTGCAGATAGAG gtggagCGTCTGAAGAACTCAGTGGTACAAGCTGAAGGTCAGACTCGGCTGCTGAGACGACGAACACTGAGGCCACTGCAGGAG AGCCGGAGTCTGGTTCTGTCCTCGGAGACGTTTCTCCATCCaaacagaggggaggagaagagggaggagagtaaagaggagaagaaaaccacggacaagaaggaggagaaggaaggagtTGCTCCTCCTCAGATGAACCTCGTCACTACGGTGTTGAGACTGAGACGAGAtctccacagagcagaggacCAGAACTCTCGG AGtctggaagagaaggaggaccTGGAGCTGTGCTGCACTCAGCTGAAGGGAGACACCAGGATGTACCGTCAacgaaacaaacaaaccctgaGACAGCTGGAGGAGGTGATCCGAGAGAGGGACAAG GCGCTGTCGTCGTGggcggagcagcaggaggaagtgcGGCTGCTCCTGCAGGAGAAGGATCAGTACAGGGAGCAGGTCAGACAACTCACCGAGCAATCTGATAGGCTGGAGATCCTCCTGCTGAGGTCACAGGAGGAGGGGCTACAACGGAGCACATGCCTTCTGCAG TGGGAGAGGATTGTgagcagtgatgaagaggaggaaccgGCAGAGAAGACAGGAGAAG ATGGAAGTGAGGAGATTCCCAGTGGGACGTTGGAGGACACTAAGGAGGCATCAGCTCTGCAGAAGAacagttctcctgcaggaggcgctgcagAGTCTGAACTGAAGCCCAGCACTACGGCATCATGG gaGAAGCAGACAGACGACTGTCTCACCTTCAGGACTCGTCCCACCTTCTTCTATCGCAG GAAGCGAGCcctaaggtcaaaggtcatctgtAAGCAGTATGCAGCCGGTAACCTTGACGATAGCACCAGCAGCAGTGACATCACCGGGTGGGACTGA
- the entr1 gene encoding endosome-associated-trafficking regulator 1 isoform X2 codes for MSGHRTRKSLIITDDEEVKAEELNPFSFKEFLRLKDQDQDPDPDQDPDPDQDRDQDRDQTHSESCSSSTFDPDVNKRFFSEPSMSPQEEEDKDWGWGFQCVASSSSPLSEETRFSSEPDIKPKGGGDNEGDHEMSMTEPIISFRRGSDIQLKEENMALRRTIRELQSRSDAKEHRVQELSEELLQRRRQEEKEAEDLESMVHSVEQNLHLMTRAMKAENYVSKLKAELQQLQVEAESLRSENDGLKAAETQVVMTMRQTALVASEYLNKTASHAHSSIRQLLGEAETLRLVSHLLRSIDKISEC; via the exons ATGTCCGGACACAGGACCAGGAAGAGCCTGATCATCACAGACG ATGAGGAGGTTAAGGCTGAGGAGCTCAACCCCTTCTCCTTCAAAGAGTTTCTACGATTgaaggaccaggaccaggacccggACCCGGACCAGGACCCGGATCCGGACCAGGACCGGGACCAGGACCGGGACcagacacacagtgag tcctgcagctcctcaacctTTGACCCTGATGTCAACAAACGTTTCTTCTCTGAGCCGTCGATGTCACCACAG gaggaagaagacaagGATTGGGGGTGGGGCTTCCAGTGTGTCGCCAGcagctcctcccctctctcgGAGGAGACCAG ATTCAGCTCTGAACCTGACATCAAGccgaaaggaggaggagacaatgAAGGAGACCACGAGATGTCCATGACTGAACCAATCATCTCCTTCAGGAGAGGGAGCGACATACAG TTGAAGGAGGAGAACATGGCGTTGAGGAGAACCATCAGAGAGCTGCAAAGCAGATCAGATGCTAAAGAACACAG GGTGCAGGAGCTATCGGAGGAGCTGCTCCAGAGGAGAcgtcaggaggagaaggaggctgAGGATCTGGAGAGCATGGTCCACTCTGTGGAGCAGAACCTGCACCTGATGACG cGAGCGATGAAAGCAGAGAACTACGTCAGTAAACTGAAGGCGGAGCTTCAACAGCTGCAG gtggagGCGGAGTCTCTGCGGTCGGAGAACGATGGACTGAAGGCAGCAGAGACTCAGGTCGTCATGACGATGAGACAAACTGCTCTGGTGGCGTCTGAGTATCTGAACAAGACGGCAAGCCACGCCCACTCCTCcatccg tCAGCTGCTGGGAGAGGCGGAGACTCTTCGTCTCGTGTCTCATCTTCTTCGTTCTATTGATAAAATCTCAGAGTGTTGA